One window from the genome of Vicugna pacos chromosome 21, VicPac4, whole genome shotgun sequence encodes:
- the MRPS14 gene encoding small ribosomal subunit protein uS14m — protein sequence MAASMLGSLLRTVRQMVPSSASGQVRSYYVDWRMLRDVKRRKMAYEYADERLRINSLRKNTILPKNLQEVADEEIAALPRDSCPVRIRNRCVMTSRPRGVKRRWRLSRIVFRHLADHGQLSGVQRAMW from the exons ATGGCGGCTTCCATGCTGGGCTCTCTGCTGCGGACCGTCCGACAG ATGGTTCCTTCATCAGCTTCAGGCCAAGTTCGAAGTTACTATGTAGACTGGAGAATGTTACGTGatgtgaagagaagaaaaatggccTACGAGTATGCAGATGAGAGGCTACGGATCAATTCTCTCAGGAAGAATACCATTTTGCCCAAAAACCTTCAG GAAGTGGCTGATGAAGAAATTGCTGCCCTTCCCCGGGATAGCTGTCCCGTTAGAATCAGAAATCGGTGCGTCATGACGTCCCGTCCACGAGGTGTAAAGCGGCGCTGGAGGCTGAGTCGTATCGTCTTCCGTCACTTGGCCGACCATGGGCAGCTGTCTGGGGTCCAGCGAGCAATGTGGTGA
- the CACYBP gene encoding calcyclin-binding protein isoform X2, producing the protein MQQKSQKKAELLDNEKPAAVVAPITTGYTVKISNYGWDQSDKFVKIYITLTGVHQVPTENVQVHFTERSFDLLVKNLNGKSYSMIVNNLLKPISVEGSSKKVKTDTVLILCRKKVENTRWDYLTQVEKECKEKEKPSYDTETDPSEGLMNVLKKIYEDGDDDMKRTINKAWVESREKQAKGDTEF; encoded by the exons ATGCAGCAGAAATCACAGAAGAAAGCAGAACTTCTGGATAATGAAAAGCCAGCTGCTGTGGTTGCTCCTATTACAACAGGATATACAGTGAAAATCAGTAATTATG GATGGGATCAGTCGGATAAGTTTGTGAAAATCTACATTACCTTAACTGGAGTTCATCAGGTCCCCACTGAGAATGTGCAGGTGCACTTCACAGAGAG GTCATTTGATCTTTTGGTAAAGAATCTGAATGGGAAGAGTTACTCCATGATTGTGAACAATCTCCTGAAACCCATCTCTGTGGAAGGCAGTTCAAAAAAA GTCAAGACAGACACAGTTTTGATCCTATGTAGAAAGAAAGTGGAAAACACACGGTGGGACTACCTGACTCAGGttgaaaaagaatgcaaagagAAAGA aaagCCCTCCTACGACACTGAAACAGATCCTAGTGAGGGATTAATGAATGTTCTAAAGAAAATTTatgaagatggagatgatgatatGAAGCGAACCATTAATAAAGCCTGGGTGGAATCTAGAGAGAAGCAAGCCAAAGGAGATACAGAATTTTGA
- the CACYBP gene encoding calcyclin-binding protein isoform X1, whose amino-acid sequence MASALEELQKDLEEVKVLLEKATRKRVRDALTAEKSKIETEIKNKMQQKSQKKAELLDNEKPAAVVAPITTGYTVKISNYGWDQSDKFVKIYITLTGVHQVPTENVQVHFTERSFDLLVKNLNGKSYSMIVNNLLKPISVEGSSKKVKTDTVLILCRKKVENTRWDYLTQVEKECKEKEKPSYDTETDPSEGLMNVLKKIYEDGDDDMKRTINKAWVESREKQAKGDTEF is encoded by the exons CTACAGAAAGATCTAGAAGAAGTGAAGGTGCTGCTGGAAAAGGCCACTAGAAAAAGAGTACGTGATGCCCTGACAGCTGAAAAATCCAAGATTGAGACAGAAATCAAGAACAAGATGCAGCAGAAATCACAGAAGAAAGCAGAACTTCTGGATAATGAAAAGCCAGCTGCTGTGGTTGCTCCTATTACAACAGGATATACAGTGAAAATCAGTAATTATG GATGGGATCAGTCGGATAAGTTTGTGAAAATCTACATTACCTTAACTGGAGTTCATCAGGTCCCCACTGAGAATGTGCAGGTGCACTTCACAGAGAG GTCATTTGATCTTTTGGTAAAGAATCTGAATGGGAAGAGTTACTCCATGATTGTGAACAATCTCCTGAAACCCATCTCTGTGGAAGGCAGTTCAAAAAAA GTCAAGACAGACACAGTTTTGATCCTATGTAGAAAGAAAGTGGAAAACACACGGTGGGACTACCTGACTCAGGttgaaaaagaatgcaaagagAAAGA aaagCCCTCCTACGACACTGAAACAGATCCTAGTGAGGGATTAATGAATGTTCTAAAGAAAATTTatgaagatggagatgatgatatGAAGCGAACCATTAATAAAGCCTGGGTGGAATCTAGAGAGAAGCAAGCCAAAGGAGATACAGAATTTTGA